The Cyclobacteriaceae bacterium DNA segment CAGGTTTCCTGCACTGAAGAATGATCCAACACCATAGCTGATCCCCTCTTTTCCACGAATCCGTGAGAACAATCGTGAAGCAGTACCACCACCTAACATGTAGTGACCAAGCGTTAAGGCTGCATAGTCGGGTTCGGCATCACTGTACTCCCAGGAATAACTGGCAAGGAAAAATGCATTAGCCTTATCGGGAGTTTCAATTTTTTCATCGATGGGTTGTACATTTTTAATCCTGGCCTCCAAGCGTTTGTAGTTGGCAGGACTTTTCCAGTTACCAAATTGCTCGCTGATAAGGGCGCTGATTTCGCTAGCATCAAAATCGCCTGAGATGGCCAGTGTGGCATGGTTAGTTCCATAGAATTCTTTATGGAATTTTTTTACATCGTCAAGCTTCAGGGCGTTGATTGCAGCCAGCGATTCATCGAAATCTTCGGCATAACGCGGATCACCCTTGGGATATGGTGAGGTATGCTTCTGTAAACGGATGGAGGCTGCGGCCTGTGGTTCGCTTCGTTGCGATTCAATTGCGGCAATCTCTTCAGCTTTTAACTTTTCAAATTCTTCGGCTGGAAATGAAGCTTCTTTTAAAATCTGGCTTACCAGTTTAATGGTTTCAGCCAGGTTAGGGCGGGTGGTTTCGATGTTAACACTTACAGATGTTGCACCACCAAAGAAATTCACACGTGCTTTCAGCCTGTCAAATTCATCTTTAATTTGTTGACGCGTCATTTTCGAAGTGCCTTTGTCAAGCATACGCGCTGCATACTGTCCGGTTGTACCTTTGTTCATCAGGTTTTTCTCATCACCGAAACGTAAAGTCATGCGGAATTGCACAGACTCTCCGCGCGTTTTCTTTGGCAGGTAGGCCACCTTCATGCCATTGGCCAGCGTGCTACGCTGAGTGCGTGCTTCAATGTTAGTGGGTGAAGGGTCAAATTCCTCGCCACTGGCAACGGCCTGCTTACCTTTATAATCTTTTACCAAAGCAGCTACATCCGGTTCGCCTGGAATTTCAGCGCGATCAGGTTTTTCAGTTGGAATAAAGTAGCCAACGGTGCGGTTATCATCTTTCAGGTAGTTCTTGGCTACACGCAGAACATCATCGGGTGTAACTTTTTCTAACCGATCGCGGTACAGAAAGAATAATCTCCAGTCACCCATAGCAATGTATTCACTTAAAAATACACCTATGCGATCAGCATTATTAAAGTTTAGTTCAAACTGTTTCAGTATTTCTGTTTTTGCTCGATCAACCTCTTCTTTGGTGGGGGGAGTTGTAACTACATCGTTAAACGTTTTCACCATCGTGTTTCGGGCATCTTCAACAGACTTCTCTTTTAATACTTCAGCAAAGGCCATCATCAAACCCGGCTCTTTTGATGAACGGGTCAGTGAGAATACTGCACTGGCTTTTTTAGTATCGACCAACGACTTGTATAACCGACCAGAAGGCTGGGTGGTCATGATGTTTGAAAGTATCGAAAGCGGGGCAAAATCTTCATGTGAACCTGGCGAAATGTGGTAGGCGAGTGCAACGTACTGAACATCACCAACACGTTTTACAGTCACTGTTCTTTCACCGTCCTGAACAGGTTCGCGTGTATAAAAGGGAGCAAGTTCCCGATTAGGTTTTGGAATTGCACCAAAAAACTCGTTGATGTAATTCAGTGCTTTTCCCTCATCAAACTTTCCTGCAAGTACAACCACAGCATTATCTGGCTGATAGTACTTTCTGTAAAAGGCTTGCAAGCGATCGATAGAAACATTTTCAATATCGGAGCGTTCGCCAATAGTGGATTTTCCATAGCTATGCCATTGGTAAGCCGTACCGGAAAGTTTTTTGAATAATACACCAATCGGGCTGTTTTCTCCGCTTTCATACTCATTGCGTACAACGGTCATTTCGCTGTCGAGATCTTTTTTGGCGATGAAGGAATTCACCATCCGATCGGCCTCCATTTCGATTGCCCACTTCAGATTTTCTTCTGACGCTGAAAGGGTTTCAAAATAATTGGTACGGTCCAATGACGTTGTGCCATTGAAACTTGCACCCCGATCCTCCAGTTCCTTCATAATATTGATCGGATACTTAGGGGTTCCTTTAAAAACAAGGTGTTCCAGCAAGTGTGCCATACCCGTTTCTCCATAGTTCTCGTGCTTGGAGCCAACCAGGTACGTCACGTTTATGGTAAAGGTTTGCTTTGAGGCATCCGGAAATAGTAGAACGCGGAGGCCGTTATGCAGCTTGTATTCTGTGATACCTTCAACAGAAGTGACTTTTGCTGGAGGGGGAGTTTGTGGTTTAACTTCGGGTGAAGGAGCAGTTGTTTCTGCCGGTTTCTTGTCGGGGGACTTGGATTTCTTCTTTTGTGCAAAGCCATTTCCGGCCAGCAATAACAGAAGAATCCAAACAAAAATCTGTCGTTTCATCATAGTTTGGGTTTTTTAGTTTGAGGTACCCAAAGTAGTAGGATAAGCCCTTATATCCAAAGCACATTAACCCAATTTTGTTCGCTTTTGGGATAGTTCTGTTCACGATTGAACGATCAGAAAAACCATTGCCCTTTTTAGCCATGGTTATTTTAAAGATCAACATCCCAAACTTATGCGTATGCGCTTGCTAAAATCCGATTTTTTTTGACTTAACGATATTTTAACGCAAATGCTGAAACCGAAAATGAATTTTAGCGTCTATAGTGTAGTATAGAAAGCAGCGTAAGTGGGTATGCGAAAGATGTTGTTAATTTTTTGTTTGCAGATACTGTCAATAGCAACATGGGCCAATGGTACTTTGATGGATATGCCGGAGAAAATTCCAGGGGTAACCTTCATCACCAAAGATGCTACGGTTGAGGTGTTGTATTCATCCAGTGAATGGTGTAGCACAAAAATTGAAATCAGAAATTCATCCGGCCAGGTTGTGTTTTCTGAAATTGTCCGCGCGCGCAATGGATTCTCCAGGCCGTATAATCTATCAGGTTTACCGCCTGGTGTTTACAAGGTGAGTGTTTCAAATGACCGTGAGTCGGGTTCAGAGAAGGTAATAGTCAGAAAGAAGCACCGACAGACCAGCACAGTAGTTACAGCGGCAGGATAGTTCACCTCCGTAAACGTGTGCATAAACCAAACCTCCTAAAAGTTGGTGGAATAGCTTTGTTTTTGATTTGATTGATCAAATCAGGATAAAAAATTTCCGCAAACGTTTTCTTACTCAAAAAATACGATTGTCTTACAATAGGGCAACCTTGGTTGGTGAAGCCCGTACATTTGCAGTGTAATTAAATTTAACAACTATGAAAACAAAATCATTATTACTTACAGCCCTGATGGCCGTGTCGTCTTTCCTGGCTGTTGCAAACGATGATCCGAGCAATACAGGTTTGTTTGTTATCTCCGGAAAATCGGGTGTTTACAAATTAATTTATGAAGGAGAGAAGCCTTCTGCAATGCTGCTTACTATTTCAAATAGTAAAGGCAAGGTAGTTTACAGTGAATCCGTAAGAAGCCTAAAAGGATTTATTCGTCCAGTAAACTTTAAAGGAATGGCAGCCGATACATACACCATTCAGTTGAAGCAAGGTGATAAGGTTCTTTCTGCTTCAGTAGACTATGCTCCTGAGCAAAAGTCGAACAAAGTAGCTTCCCGTGAAGTGGATGCCCGTAAGTTTGCCGTGATGGTTGCCAATGAGGGTACAGAGACAATTGAGGTCAGGATTTTTGACGAAAATCTGAACCTGATCAATACGTACCAGGAAACTGTTTCAGGTAGCTTCGGTAGAATTTTTAACCTCAGTGAAGTAAAGTCTAAGAAATTCACGTTCGAAGTTTACAATAGCGCTGGTTTGATTGAAACCCTGACATTCTAATCCATATTAGTTAATGATGAAAAGCCAGAGTGATCACTCTGGCTTTTTTTATTTTTTCTTTTTCTCCTGTTCTTTAAAATACTTGCGTAAAAATGCGCTCCGCTTTAATGCTTCCATATTTTCAGTGAATGAAGCAGTTCCTTCTTTTATGTTTTGCAGTGATTGCTGGACATCTTTAGCAACCGCAGTGTCGTAAAGTAAGAGCGGTAATGCTCCCTGACCTTGTTGTATAGTTTGAAGTACTATACTGACGCTATCTGAAACAGCCTGAAGTTTTGTGCCGGTTTGTTGAAGTTTAGTAAGTGTGTTATTTACCTGGTGCGCGGTTAAGGTGTCGTTTAATAGCCAGCCAATTGTACCTCGACCTTGATTGATTTCATTAGTAAGTGTGTTTAGCTCCTGAATAAGTTCGTTGGTTTTCTGCGCGGTTAACCGAAGATTTTTTACAGTCAACAATACCTCATTGCGCAAGGTGGTATCGTATAGAACGGAGGAAACCGTTCCCTTCCCGGTTTTGATTTGTTGGGTAATCTCCAGCAGATCATGTGTTAGCATGGCTGCATTATCGTTGGTCACGTTCAGGGTGTTGAGAATGTCATCTGTCTTAATACGACTGTAGGATTGAATAAGACTGTTGTTTTCAACGGGTAATGCCTGACCTTTTCCTGGGGAGATGTTAACAATCATGTTTCCCATCAGGCCATCGGTTCCAATTGTCGCCAAGGCATTTTGTTTAATGTGCTGGCGCAGACTTTCCTTAATGCGCATCCTTACTTCAATAACGGAGTCGTTCATAAAATTTACTTCTGTTACTGAGCCGGCATCTATGCCTGAAAATCTAACGTTGTTACCGGGTTGCAATCCGTTCACGTTATTAAAGTGAGCAGCAATTTCAAATGTCTCACTGAACATGTGTTGCTTTTGCCCGATCAGGTACACGGCAACCGTGAAAATAAGCACACCCAGGATGACGAATATTCCAAGGCGAATGGTGGTTCCGGTTGACTTTTCCATGGTTTTACGTTTATAGTTAAGTAAAGAAAGCCTTCACGGCTTCATCTTTTGATTGATATAATTCATCGTAGGTTGCTTCCGCATGATTTCGACCCTCATGTAAAATAACCATCCGGTTACTGGTAATTTTAGCGCAGCCTAAATCGTGGGTAATAATAATGGCAGCCGTGTTGAAGCGTTTTTGTATTTCGTTTATCAGCAAACTTATTTCTCTTCCCGTCACCGGATCTAATCCACTGGTTGGTTCGTCATACAAAATAATTTTTGGACGCATGATCAATGTGCGCGCAAGCGCAATTCTTTTTTTCATCCCACCCGAGAGTTCTTCGGGCATCATATCAACGGCATGCGCCAGTCCTACACTTTCCAGCGATTCCATCACCAATTCATGGATGGAAATATTCTTTACCTTTTCCGGATGCCTGCGCAGTGGAAACTCCAGGTTTTCACGCACCGTCATCGAGTCGTACAACGCACTGCCCTGAAACTGAAACCCAACTTCAGTACGCAATGCGTCAATTTCTTTCTGGTTTAGATCGGGTACGGACCGGCCCAACACATTAAGTGTGCCTTTATCGATAGCAATAAGTCCGATGATGCATTTAATCAATACAGATTTTCCTGATCCGGACTTTCCCATTACAGCCACGTTTTCACCTTGGCATACATTCAGGTTAAAACCTTTGAGCACATGGTTTGATCCAAAAGATTTCCATAAGTCTTCTATGGTTATGACAGGCTCGCGAGAATCGATGTTGACTGGTGCTTTCATCACAATTCGTAAAAGATATCGGTGATCAGAACGGCAATAAAATCAAGAATGAACACCAGCATGGAGCTGATAACAACAGCCGAATTTGCTGTCCGGCCTACACCTTCTGTTCCCTTTTTAGAGGTGAAGCCTTTGTAACACCCAACGATACCAATGGCAAACCCAAAGAAGAAGGATTTTGTAATGGATGGTATCAAATCACTAAACTTCAGGTATGTAAAAACATTGCTGAAGTATAATTGAAAGGTCACTTTTCCTTTGATAAGTTCAACCAGTGAAGAGCCGATGAGTGAAACCACATCGGAGAAGATTACCAATAACGGAAGCATGAGTATGCAAGCGGTGACGCGTGTAATCACGAGATATTTATAGGGATTGGTTCCTGAAACCTCCATGGCATCTATTTGTTCGGTTACTTTCATGGATGCCAACTCAGCACCAATTCCGGATCCGATTTTACCAGCACAAATCAACGCGGTTAATACCGGCCCGATTTCCCGAACAATAGCAATGCCCACCATTGAGGGCATCCACGATTCCGCACCAAACTCTACCAAGGTAGGTCGGGTTTGCAATGTGAGCACAACACCCATAATGAAGCCCGTAGCGCCAACCAGGCCGAGTGATTTATTTCCAATGAGGTAGCATTGGCGTAGCAGTTCCTTGAATTCATAAGGAGGAAAGAGAAATTCCTTCACATACCGCCAACTGAACAACGTCATTTGGCCGGTTTCCAGGAAAAATGTGCGTAAAGATTTAACTACACCCATACTTAAAAGTATCAGGTATGGTTAAAAAGCAGACTGATGTTTGTCAGCGATTAAACTGATTTATAGATAGATCAAAAGTCAATTTTCGATAGTCCATAGACCATTGACTAAATGCCATGGACTATGGACTAAAGACTACATGTTTCGCCTGTACTGTCCGCCTACTTCAAACAAGGCTTTGGTAATTTGCCCGAGCGAGCAAACCTTGGCAGCCTCCATTAATTCCTCAAAGATGTTTTTGTTTTGGATGGCAGCTTGTTGTACACGCTCCAGCATGGCAACTGTTTTATCGGCATGGAAGTGATGCAGGTTTCGGAGCATCGAAATCTGGTATTCTTTTTCTTCCGTTGTGGCACGTATTACTTCCTGTGGCAATACTGTTGGCGATCCTTTTGAACTCAAGAATGTATTCACCCCGATAATCGGATATTCGCCTGTGTGTTTTAATGTTTCGTAATACAAACTTTCTTCCTGAATTTTTCCACGTTGGTACATGGTTTCCATTGCCCCCAATACACCACCTCGTTCAGTGATGCGATCGAACTCCGATAGCACAGCTTCTTCAACAAGATCAGTAAGCTCTTCAATAATGAATGATCCCTGTAACGGATTTTCATTTTTGGCCAATCCTAACTCTTTATTAATAATGAGTTGAATAGCCATGGCTCTCCGCACGCTTTCTTCTGTAGGAGTGGTGATGGCCTCATCATATGCATTGGTATGAAGCGAGTTGCAGTTATCGTAAATCGCGTAAAGTGCCTGCAGGGTTGTGCGGATGTCGTTGAAGTCGATTTCCTGTGCGTGTAATGAGCGACCAGAAGTTTGAATGTGATACTTCAACATCTGCGAACGGGCATCCGCTCCATATTTGTTCTTCAAGGCTTTCGCCCAGATTCGTCTGGCAACGCGACCGATTACGGCATACTCCGGATCAACCCCGTTGCTGAAGAAAAAAGACAGGTTAGGAGCAAAGGCGTTGATGTCCATGCCTCTGCTTAAATAATATTCTACGTAAGTGAAACCATTTGCCAGCGTAAAGGCCAACTGTGTAATCGGGTTGGCACCAGCTTCGGCAATGTGGTAACCTGAAATGGAAACCGAATAAAAGTTTCTTACTTTTTTATCAATAAAGTACTGTTGTACATCACCCATTAACCGAAGGGCAAACTCTGTAGAGAAGATACAGGTGTTCTGAGCCTGATCTTCTTTTAAAATGTCGGCTTGTACGGTTCCACGCACCTGTGATAATGTCTCGGCTTTTATTTTTTCGTACACCTCTTTTGGTAGTACCTGATCTCCGGTAATACCAAGCAGCATTAACCCAAGTCCGTCATTGCCTTTTGGTAACGCACCCTGATAAGCAGGTCGTTCATTTTCTTTGCCTTTATAGAGGTCAGCAATTTTCTTTTTTACTTCTTCTTCCAGTCCGTTTTGCTTGATGTAGATTTCGCATTGCTGGTCGACAGCGGCATTCATGAAATAGGCCAACAGCATCGGTGCCGGACCGTTAATGGTCATCGATACGGAAGTTTTCGGATCGGCCAGGTTGAAACCGCTGTAAAGTTTCTTGGCATCATCCAGGCAGCAAATGCTTACACCCGAGTTGCCGATCTTACCGTAAATATCAGGTCGGTAATCCGGATCGTTACCGTAAAGGGTTACTGAATCGAATGCGGTTGATAAACGTTTGGCCGGCATGGCCAGACTTACATAATGAAAGCGTCTGTTGGTGCGTTCTGGTCCTCCTTCACCAGCAAACATGCGGGTAGGGTCTTCGCCTTCACGCTTGAATGGATAGATACCTGCCGTGTATGGAAATTCACCGGGCACATTTTCTTGCAAACTCCAACGCAACAAATCTCCCCAGCTTGAATATTTGGGAAGAACAACTTTTGGAATCTGTGTGTGCGATAACGATTCGGTGTGTGTTTGAATACCGATCTCTTTATCGCGAACCTTGAATTTAAAAACCGGTTCTTTGTATTTAGTTACTTTTTCTTTCCACTCTTCAATTAACTTCCAGTTTTTCGGATCAAGGTTGAGTTTGATCTTATCAAATTCTGCCTGAAGTACTTTTTTGATGTCGGCATCGGCAACAGACTCAATCGTTTTGTTGAATGCAAATAATTTTTCAGCTACAACCACCTGTTCATTTACCCATTCATCGTATTTGCGGTTGTTTTCTGAAATTTCACTGAGGTAGCGCGTACGGTGCGGAGGGATAACAAAAATCTTCTCCGACATCTCGCGGGTAATCTCAAACGATGATTTGAGATCAGCGCCAGTCTTTTCTACAACCTTATCAATAATGTGTTTATACAACTGATTCGTACCCGGGTCATTGAACTGTGAAGCAATCGTTCCGAACACGGGCATGTCTTCCGGTTTTTTATCCCAAAGTTGGTGGTTGCGCTGGTATTGTTTCTTTACGTCACGTAAGGCATCCAGAGCACCGCGTTTATCAAACTTGTTCAACGCAATCACATCGGCAAAATCAAGCATGTCGATTTTTTCAAGCTGAGTGGCAGCACCATACTCTGGAGTCATGACATATAGTGAAACATCACTGTGATCCAGTATTTCCGTATCGCTTTGCCCGATACCCGATGTTTCCAAAATGATCAGATCAAACCCAGCCGCCTTTAATATTTGTATCGCTTCCTTTACATAAGCCGACAACGCCAGGTTGGATTGACGCGTAGCCAGCGAACGCATATACACGCGAGGATTATTGATCGCATTCATGCGGATACGATCACCCAGCAGCGCACCACCGGTTTTGCGTTTGGATGGGTCAACGGAAATCAATCCGATGGTTTTATCTTTAAAATCAACTAAAAACCTTCGCACAATTTCATCGACCATGGAAGATTTCCCCGCGCCACCCGTACCGGTTATGCCCAACACCGGAGCTTTTGAAGTTGCTGCCTTTTTATTGATCTCGCTGAAGAAATCCTTATGCTCATCATAATAATTTTCCGCAGCTGAAATTGCCTGCGCTATCGGTACGTAATTGTTAATTGATAACTGCTTATTGCTAATTGTTTTCCCCGTTGGAAAATCACTCTTCTCCACCAAATCATTGATCATTCCCTGAAGGCCCAGTGCACGGCCATCATCCGGAGAATAAATTCGGGTAATGCCGTATTCCATCAGTTCTTTGATTTCATCGGGCAGAATAACTCCACCACCTCCGCCAAATATTTTAATATGTCCTGCGCCCTTCTCTTGTAAGAGGTCGTACATGTATTTAAAGTATTCGTTGTGCCCACCCTGATAGCTGGTCATGGCAATGGCCTGTGCATCCTCCTGAATGGCGGTGTTCACCACTTCTTCCACGCTACGGTCGTGGCCTAAATGAATAACCTCCACACCTGTCGCCTGAATGATCCTGCGCATGATGTTGATAGCGGCATCGTGCCCATCAAACAGGCTGGCAGCCGTTACAATACGAACTTTGTTTTTGGGTTTATAGGGTTCCGGGGCCTGATGGCCAGCCAGGTTGGGTTTGTCAGTTTTCTTAGGGGTAATGGTTTCCGTACTCATAGCTTCAAAGTCTTCAACAAGGCCAAAAATACGGACTAACACACGGTTTTACTAACGGGGGTTAGGATTCTAAAAGTGAGTCACTACTGCATTGAAGTGTACGATCTTAACCTGCCACCCGTACGTTAACATCCAAAACCGGACAACATCAAAACTTTATGTAACCTCCGCTCGTCTTTGGAGTTGTACCTTCCAAACTACCCCTTATGATCCGAAACCTCATCCTTTCCGCGTTGCGGGCCCTACGCAAAAATGCCTTTTTCTCATCCCTCAATATAGCCGGTCTGTCTATTGGCATGTGTGTGTTTTTGCTCATTGCCCAATATGTTTATTTTGAAAAAAGTTATGAAGCATTTATCCCGAATGCAGATCACATATATCGGGTATCGCTAACTACGTATGTCAACAACGAGCTGGTTATGACCAGCGCAGAAAATTATCCGGGTGTTGGTCCTGCGTTGGTGGAGGAGTTACCGGAGGTGACAGGCTACGCGCGTCTTTATAACCTGGGATATAAAAACAACGTCATCATTACGTATGAAGATGCAAAACCTGACCCGATAGCTTTTAAACACAGACGTTTTCTGTATGCCGATTCTTCTTTCCTGCCGATGATGGATTACGCCATGATTGCGGGCGATAAATTAACTGCACTGGCTCAACCCAACTGTGCCGTAATCTCTGAATCATACGCCAGGCGATATTTTGGAGATGCAGATCCAATCGGAAAAATGCTGCGCATGCAGGATGATGATTTCAACAACGAGCTGGTAAAAGTTACCGGTGTGTTTAAGGATCTCCCACCGAATACGCATCTGAAGTTTGATATTTTGTTTTCCTATAAAACTTTGCTAGGCAGGGGTGAGTGGGCACCTAACCGATACCATCAAAGCTGGCAACGAAAAGATATGTATACGTTTATTTCGGTACAGCCGGGAACAGATGCAAAATCATTGGAGAAGAAATTCGGGGCAATTGTAGAGAAATATAATCCTGCGCTGAAAGAACGAAATCAACACGACATACTGAGTTTGCAACCGCTTAAGAGCATTCACCTTACCTCAAGTCTGGCGGAAGAACCAGAGCCGAATGGGGATTCGCGCATTGTATTCTTCATGGCCATTATCGGAATTTTTGTGTTAGTGATTGCGTGGATCAACTACATCAACCTTTCTACGGCAAAAGCGATGGAACGCGCCAATGAGGTTGGCGTGAGAAAAGTAATGGGGGCGTTTAAAGGCCAGTTGATTTTGCAATTTCTTGTGGAGGCGATGGCGGTGAATTTCTTTAGCCTCGTGTTGGCTTTTGGATTGGTCGCGCTTGCACTTCCATATTTTAACCAGTTATCCGGATTGACCCTTACATTCAGTTACCTGGTTCAACCCTGGTTTTTGGGGTTACTAGGTTTGGTATGGCTAGCGGGCTCTTTGCTTTCCGGATTTTACCCTGCATTTGTTTTGTCTTCATTTAAACCTGTTTTGGTGTTGAAAGGAAAAATGCTCACCAGCCGCAGGGGATTACTGTTACGCAAGTCGTTGGTGGTTTTTCAATTTGTTGCCTCTGTAGCACTTATCTCGGGTACATTGATCGTGCATGATCAGCTTAACTTTATGATGAACCGAGACATTGGTATGAATATTAAACAAGTGCTGGTGATTGAGCGACCGGGAATTGCACCGCGTGATCGTCAGGCTTTCTATTCCAATGTAGATGTGTTTCGTAATGAACTGGAAAAGGATGCCACCATTCAAGGGGTCAGCACCTCGGCTACTATTCCGGGAAAACAGCGGGAGTACAAGGCGGTAATCAAAAAATATGGCGCCAATGATGATACGGCCATTACGGTTCGATTCAACAGTATGGATTATGATTTTATTGATGTGTTCGATATGAAGCTGTTGGCAGGTAGAGGTTTTTCAAAGGATTTTACCAACGATCCGGATACATCCATGATTATTACGGAATCAGCGGTTAAACTTTTAGGTTTTGGAAAGCCTGAAGACGCCATCGGTCAAACGCTTGCTGTTCCACAATTTCAGTGGAATGGAATTGTTGTGGGTGTAGTAAACGATTATCATCAGGTATCACTCAAAAAGGCACTTGATCCTACTGTATTTTATTGCACGGCCTACGGAGGTGAATTCTATTCTTTAAAGATCAACACCACCGATTTGCCCGCAACACTGGCCAGCATTCGAAGTGCCTGGACTAAAGCTTTCCCCGGAAATCCTTTCGAGCATTTCTTTCTGGACGATTATTTCAACATGCAATATGAGAATGAAAAGAAGTTTGGCAAGCTGTTTACTACGTTCTCTCTTCTGGCCATTATGGTAGGTTGTATCGGGTTATTCGGGTTGTCGGCTTTTACGGCCACGCAACGAACCAAGGAAATTGGAATACGAAAGGCATTGGGCTCATCGGTAAACGGGATTTTTCTATTGCTATCAAGAGAATACCTGAAGCTGGTTGGCTTTTCTGTTTTGATCGCGGTTCCTTTGGTGTACCTGGTTATGCGCGATTGGATTCAAAGTTTTCCTTACCGGATCACCATTTCCTTTTTTGTTTTTGTAAGTGCCGGAATAGCCGTGCTGCTGATTTCATTATTAACCATCAGTTTTCAAACGTTGCGTGCAGCAAAAACAAACCCGGTTGACTCTCTGAGGTATGAATGAGGATAAATAAAAAAAAAGAGGTCTGGTATAAAACAGACCTCTTTAAGTTTTTATTAATGTGAGACAGGTTCATTCCTAAACGCTTTCGTCATTGCGAACGGAGGCGTAGTTATGTGTGTTGGCGTGAAGCAATCCCAAGGGTACGTTTAGTTCTCTCTATGTAGTGGGGGATTGCTTCGCTCCTCCTTACAGCCAACCCTTCCGCTCGCAATGACATTCAATTTTTATTGTAGGACGGATGCTACTTTTTGTTAATCAATCGAATTACTTGTTCATATACGCATCGCGCACAGCCTTAAACTCCGATCCTTCCTTCCATTGTGGCCATGTAGTTTCAAAGGATAATTTTTTGCCTACGTTGAATAACAACTTCGCATCGTCTACCGCGCCTTCCAGGTTCCAGCGTGAGGTGTCGTATTCATCGGATGGTTTGTGGTAGTATTTGGCTACGTATTCATCCTGAAGTTGCTTGCCGTATTCAGCACCTTTTTCGAAATGATCGATGCCCGTTCCGGTATACAATGCAGGAATGCCCACTTTGGCAAAACAAAAATGATCGGAGCGAAAATAATATCCGGCAACCGGATTGGGCTCTGGTGAAGTATACCGACCAACGGCTTTCGCTTCTTCATTCAGGTAATCTTCCAAATCAGATTGTCCGATGCCCACCACCACAATGTCTTTCATTTTTCCATACGGATTGATGCCGTCTATATTAATGTTGGCTACGGTTTTTTCTCTTGGATAGATCGGGTTCTGTGCATAATACTCCGATCCCCACAACCCTTGCTCTTCAGCGGTTACAGCTAGAAAAATGAGTGTACGATTCGGTTTTGCTTTCATGGATTTAAACG contains these protein-coding regions:
- a CDS encoding pitrilysin family protein: MMKRQIFVWILLLLLAGNGFAQKKKSKSPDKKPAETTAPSPEVKPQTPPPAKVTSVEGITEYKLHNGLRVLLFPDASKQTFTINVTYLVGSKHENYGETGMAHLLEHLVFKGTPKYPINIMKELEDRGASFNGTTSLDRTNYFETLSASEENLKWAIEMEADRMVNSFIAKKDLDSEMTVVRNEYESGENSPIGVLFKKLSGTAYQWHSYGKSTIGERSDIENVSIDRLQAFYRKYYQPDNAVVVLAGKFDEGKALNYINEFFGAIPKPNRELAPFYTREPVQDGERTVTVKRVGDVQYVALAYHISPGSHEDFAPLSILSNIMTTQPSGRLYKSLVDTKKASAVFSLTRSSKEPGLMMAFAEVLKEKSVEDARNTMVKTFNDVVTTPPTKEEVDRAKTEILKQFELNFNNADRIGVFLSEYIAMGDWRLFFLYRDRLEKVTPDDVLRVAKNYLKDDNRTVGYFIPTEKPDRAEIPGEPDVAALVKDYKGKQAVASGEEFDPSPTNIEARTQRSTLANGMKVAYLPKKTRGESVQFRMTLRFGDEKNLMNKGTTGQYAARMLDKGTSKMTRQQIKDEFDRLKARVNFFGGATSVSVNIETTRPNLAETIKLVSQILKEASFPAEEFEKLKAEEIAAIESQRSEPQAAASIRLQKHTSPYPKGDPRYAEDFDESLAAINALKLDDVKKFHKEFYGTNHATLAISGDFDASEISALISEQFGNWKSPANYKRLEARIKNVQPIDEKIETPDKANAFFLASYSWEYSDAEPDYAALTLGHYMLGGGTASRLFSRIRGKEGISYGVGSFFSAGNLDKVGSFTAYAIYAPENVGRLEETFKEEILKAVNEGFTAEEVEAAKSGWLQSRTVGRAQDASIAGTLNNYLFTGRTMEWDAELEKKVQALTVEEINAAMKKHLSYDKLNMVKAGDFAKAKAKAEGK
- a CDS encoding T9SS type A sorting domain-containing protein produces the protein MQILSIATWANGTLMDMPEKIPGVTFITKDATVEVLYSSSEWCSTKIEIRNSSGQVVFSEIVRARNGFSRPYNLSGLPPGVYKVSVSNDRESGSEKVIVRKKHRQTSTVVTAAG
- a CDS encoding MlaD family protein, producing the protein MEKSTGTTIRLGIFVILGVLIFTVAVYLIGQKQHMFSETFEIAAHFNNVNGLQPGNNVRFSGIDAGSVTEVNFMNDSVIEVRMRIKESLRQHIKQNALATIGTDGLMGNMIVNISPGKGQALPVENNSLIQSYSRIKTDDILNTLNVTNDNAAMLTHDLLEITQQIKTGKGTVSSVLYDTTLRNEVLLTVKNLRLTAQKTNELIQELNTLTNEINQGRGTIGWLLNDTLTAHQVNNTLTKLQQTGTKLQAVSDSVSIVLQTIQQGQGALPLLLYDTAVAKDVQQSLQNIKEGTASFTENMEALKRSAFLRKYFKEQEKKKK
- a CDS encoding ATP-binding cassette domain-containing protein — translated: MKAPVNIDSREPVITIEDLWKSFGSNHVLKGFNLNVCQGENVAVMGKSGSGKSVLIKCIIGLIAIDKGTLNVLGRSVPDLNQKEIDALRTEVGFQFQGSALYDSMTVRENLEFPLRRHPEKVKNISIHELVMESLESVGLAHAVDMMPEELSGGMKKRIALARTLIMRPKIILYDEPTSGLDPVTGREISLLINEIQKRFNTAAIIITHDLGCAKITSNRMVILHEGRNHAEATYDELYQSKDEAVKAFFT
- a CDS encoding ABC transporter permease, producing the protein MGVVKSLRTFFLETGQMTLFSWRYVKEFLFPPYEFKELLRQCYLIGNKSLGLVGATGFIMGVVLTLQTRPTLVEFGAESWMPSMVGIAIVREIGPVLTALICAGKIGSGIGAELASMKVTEQIDAMEVSGTNPYKYLVITRVTACILMLPLLVIFSDVVSLIGSSLVELIKGKVTFQLYFSNVFTYLKFSDLIPSITKSFFFGFAIGIVGCYKGFTSKKGTEGVGRTANSAVVISSMLVFILDFIAVLITDIFYEL